The Martelella endophytica genome contains the following window.
AGCTGACACGCCGCCCCGCAACAGCGACGTGATCTATGACACCGATGTCGCCGGCGAGGTCGAGCTGAAGACCGTCGCGTTCCCGCTCGGCAAGCCGGACCTTCCCTTCGCCGCCGACCTGACGGGCGATGAAATCGAGCGGATGATCCTCGACAACGAGAATGCGCTCACGAACAGCGTCGGCGAAATCTCGATGCTGAGCTATGTCGACCCGGACCGGTTCGAGCCCGAGACCTCGCTGATGCCGCTGAAGCCGCCGCTTACCGCACAGATCGTTGACGAGAACGTCTCGATCAGTGCGCTGCAGTCGGTCTTCACCCAGGATTTCAACGACGACGTGCTGCCGGTGCGCCAGACGGTCGATACCGAGACCCTGCTGACCGCCGCCGGCTATCCGCCGCTGCAGGCGCAGGAACTTGGCCGGCTTGTCGACCAGGGCACTGGCTCGCCGATGCTCGAGGCTGGTGACACGCTGCGCATCGGTCTCGTGCGGGTCGGCCGCAACGTGCGTGTCGTGCGTCTCAGCCTTTATCGCAGCGGCCGCCATCTGATGACCATGGCGATGAACGACAAGGGCGCGTTCGTCGACGGCGTCGAGCCGCCGATGAGCGATGCGGTCGCCAACGCCACGGCCGACGATTCCGATCTGCTGCTCGGCACCTCGCAGAAGCCGGTACGCATCTATGACGGCATCTACCGCGCGATGATGAGCTACGGTCTCACCACGCAGATGGCCGGACAGCTTGTCAATCTCCTGGCGAGCAAGGTCGACCTTCAGGCCATGGCTTCGCCGGATGACGAGCTGGAATTGTTCTTCTCCGATGCCGACGAAAGTGGGCGGGCGACCGAGAGTTCCGAGCTCTTCTATATTGATGCCCGCATCGGCGGCGAGGATATCGAGCTCTACCGCTTCCGCGATCCGGACAGCGGCGCACTCGACTTTTTCGACAGAGACGGCCGAAGCATTCGCCGGTTCCTCATCAGGAACCCGGTTCCGAACGGCCGCTTCACCTCCGGTTTCGGCATGCGCCGTCACCCGGTTCTGAAATATGCGCGTCTGCACCCCGGCGTCGACTGGGCGGCCCCCGTCGGAACCCCGATCATCGCGGCTGGCGACGGCATTGTGGAATCGGCCGGCTGGAACAGCGGCGGCTACGGCAACCAGACGATCGTCCGCCACCCGAACGGTTACGAGACCTCTTACAACCACCAGAGCAAGATCGCCAAGGGCGTCGTGCCCGGTGCCCGCGTCAAGCAGGGTCAGGTCATCGGCTATGTCGGCGCGACCGGCCTGGTCACCGGCGCCCACCTCCACTACGAGGTGTTGGTCAACGGCACCAAGGTCGATCCGATGAAGATCCGCTTCCCGAACTCGGAGGCGCTTGCCGGCGCCGAGCTCGCCCAGTTCGAGACTGAACGCAAGCGCATCGATGCGCTGCTCGGCATACCCGACGACAAGGTGGCAAGCCGCTGAGAGCGTGCTGCCAAGCAAAAGCCCCGCCGGATCGCTCCGGCGGGGCTTTTTTTTTCACATTGACGCGCCTTTGCCTCAGGCCACCTGATCGAGATGGCCGCGGGTTGCAAAGATCAGCCTGTCCGAGCCGGCATCGACCCGGACATGCGCGCCGTCGGTGATCTCGCCGCCGAGGATCTTCTCCGCCAGCGGGTCCTGAACCGCGGTCTGGATGACCCGCTTCAGGGGACGCGCACCATAGGCGGGGTCGTAGCCCTTCTCGGCAAGCCAGATCCTCGCCTCCGGCGTCAGGTCGAGTTCGATCTTTCGGTCGGCCAGCAACCGTTCCAGACGGCCGAGCTGGATGTCGACGATCTGGCCCATATCGTCCCGGTGCAGTCGGTGGAACAGGATTATGTCGTCGACGCGGTTCA
Protein-coding sequences here:
- a CDS encoding M23 family metallopeptidase: MKSKNNPARSFGKKNPIVVDGRTPPARRDVSIRWLAGACLTGLTSTALMAVALSAAVDGRQRLAVPAAAFAKTAIDRPDLDDGAARGNRLVPTTVIAKPSNRRVLQVPTAVRQGDRDVIHFEPFSEVKMALAANYGDPPSYPAFDPFKVFATSDAADTPPRNSDVIYDTDVAGEVELKTVAFPLGKPDLPFAADLTGDEIERMILDNENALTNSVGEISMLSYVDPDRFEPETSLMPLKPPLTAQIVDENVSISALQSVFTQDFNDDVLPVRQTVDTETLLTAAGYPPLQAQELGRLVDQGTGSPMLEAGDTLRIGLVRVGRNVRVVRLSLYRSGRHLMTMAMNDKGAFVDGVEPPMSDAVANATADDSDLLLGTSQKPVRIYDGIYRAMMSYGLTTQMAGQLVNLLASKVDLQAMASPDDELELFFSDADESGRATESSELFYIDARIGGEDIELYRFRDPDSGALDFFDRDGRSIRRFLIRNPVPNGRFTSGFGMRRHPVLKYARLHPGVDWAAPVGTPIIAAGDGIVESAGWNSGGYGNQTIVRHPNGYETSYNHQSKIAKGVVPGARVKQGQVIGYVGATGLVTGAHLHYEVLVNGTKVDPMKIRFPNSEALAGAELAQFETERKRIDALLGIPDDKVASR